Proteins from a genomic interval of Zingiber officinale cultivar Zhangliang chromosome 1B, Zo_v1.1, whole genome shotgun sequence:
- the LOC122041740 gene encoding FCS-Like Zinc finger 7-like has translation MLLGKRSSPPMKRTASSMEFSDGVLFDVEAPQPLVQDGSISGQLFDLRWGAAEVGQRSPSMYAGSMASPRGRLGGALDFSGLPGTASFLRACGLCNRSLGPGRDAYIYRGEIAFCSLECRQQHINLDELKEKRSPNSSATKGGASGSRAAS, from the exons ATGTTGCTCGGGAAGCGTTCTAGTCCACCGATGAAGCGGACAGCTAGCTCGATGGAGTTCTCTGACGGCGTCCTTTTCGACGTCGAGGCTCCCCAGCCGCTGGTTCAGGATGGATCGATTTCAGGCCAACTCTTTGATCTGCGGTGGGGTGCGGCGGAGGTGGGGCAGAGATCGCCATCCATGTATGCGGGATCCATGGCCTCGCCCCGCGGGCGACTAGGTGGCGCCTTGGACTTCTCCGGACTGCCTGGGACGGCATCCTTCTTGAGGGCCTGCGGACTCTGCAATCGAAGCCTCGGGCCAGGACGAGATGCTTACATTTATAG GGGTGAGATTGCGTTTTGCAGCCTCGAATGCCGTCAGCAGCACATCAACTTAGATGAACTGAAAGAGAAGCGCTCCCCCAATTCCTCTGCTACCAAAGGTGGCGCTAGTGGATCACGGGCAGCTTCTTGA